One genomic region from Streptomyces sp. NBC_00457 encodes:
- a CDS encoding LuxR family transcriptional regulator AbsR2, whose translation MTTYERDAKALELPWPFTGRENELELIRRSLGASRHGIVVTGPAGCGKTRLVTEAVRGTDCAKAAGTPEARHIPFAAFAHLLPETVTLHKAVQLLSAVRTLLVDDAHLLDDASAALVHQLAVQGRTRLLVVATDDVPVPGAVSRLWTGELLPRLTLEPLPHEETDRLAAAGAGGRLEPLTVNRLHRLCDGDLRLLRDLSGALREQGLLTRIPGSDEQAWRGPLPLTATVRERTAHVIRRVDTDERETLELLAFADPLPPTADDFDLRVLERLETDGLIDIDDQGAVRLAHPLHGPVLRATAGRLRARRLARTPDQCGPALKDEAVELARQIDEADVRTLWAPVGEWLIEEGEPVPAEYAAVRARAVRLRGELREAAAWAREGLRESPDDPSCHLELTLATAQSGEVTPAHKALTAPPASGEAATWLAAARGDIDTAIRSITGDDALALYDAVRLGAPGQTASRLPADSAFAAHADALTRGDGPALDRTAERLQERGLLLFAAEAHAQAARSHRDPRAARTSRTRAVALTRRCQGARTPALSGLVLGELTTRQRQIVTLAAAGLTNRQIADHLTLSVRTVGNHLYTAYARLGASDRATLPGLLDAQPA comes from the coding sequence GTGACGACTTACGAACGGGACGCGAAGGCCCTTGAGCTGCCCTGGCCGTTCACCGGCCGGGAGAACGAACTGGAACTGATCCGCCGGTCCTTGGGCGCGAGCCGGCACGGCATCGTGGTGACGGGACCCGCGGGCTGTGGCAAGACCCGGCTCGTCACGGAGGCGGTCCGCGGCACGGACTGCGCCAAGGCGGCCGGCACGCCCGAGGCCCGGCACATCCCCTTCGCCGCGTTCGCGCACCTGCTGCCCGAGACGGTCACCCTGCACAAGGCGGTCCAACTGCTCTCCGCCGTACGGACCTTGCTCGTCGACGACGCACACCTCCTCGACGACGCCTCGGCCGCCCTGGTCCACCAGCTGGCGGTGCAGGGCCGCACCCGGCTGCTGGTCGTGGCCACGGACGACGTACCGGTGCCCGGCGCGGTGTCCCGGCTGTGGACCGGTGAGCTGCTGCCCCGCCTCACCCTGGAGCCGCTGCCGCACGAGGAGACGGACCGGCTGGCCGCAGCGGGTGCCGGTGGCCGACTGGAGCCGCTCACCGTGAACCGGCTGCACCGACTGTGCGACGGCGACCTCCGGCTGCTGCGCGACCTGTCCGGCGCGCTGCGCGAACAGGGCTTGCTGACCCGAATCCCGGGCTCGGACGAACAAGCCTGGCGCGGCCCGCTGCCCCTGACCGCGACCGTGCGCGAACGCACGGCTCACGTCATCCGCCGCGTCGACACCGACGAGCGCGAGACCCTCGAACTCCTCGCCTTCGCCGACCCCCTGCCGCCGACCGCCGACGACTTCGACCTGCGCGTCCTCGAACGCCTGGAGACCGACGGCCTGATCGACATCGACGACCAAGGCGCCGTACGACTCGCCCATCCTCTGCACGGCCCGGTCCTGCGGGCCACGGCCGGCCGACTGAGGGCCCGGCGGCTGGCCCGCACCCCGGACCAGTGCGGCCCTGCCCTCAAGGACGAGGCGGTCGAGCTGGCACGGCAGATCGACGAGGCCGACGTACGGACGCTGTGGGCACCCGTGGGGGAGTGGCTCATCGAGGAGGGCGAGCCGGTCCCCGCCGAGTACGCGGCCGTACGCGCGCGTGCCGTGCGGCTGCGCGGCGAACTGCGCGAGGCCGCGGCCTGGGCACGCGAGGGCCTGCGGGAATCCCCCGACGACCCCTCCTGCCACCTCGAACTGACCCTCGCCACCGCCCAGTCGGGCGAGGTCACGCCGGCACACAAGGCCCTCACCGCACCTCCGGCATCGGGCGAGGCGGCAACCTGGCTGGCGGCGGCACGCGGCGACATCGACACCGCGATCCGGTCGATCACCGGGGACGACGCGCTGGCCCTCTACGACGCCGTACGCCTGGGCGCTCCCGGACAGACCGCCTCCCGGCTGCCCGCGGACAGCGCCTTCGCAGCCCACGCGGACGCCCTCACCCGCGGCGACGGACCGGCCCTGGACCGGACCGCGGAACGCCTTCAGGAGCGCGGCCTCCTGCTCTTCGCGGCCGAGGCGCACGCCCAGGCCGCACGCTCCCACCGCGACCCCCGCGCCGCCCGCACCTCCCGCACCCGAGCCGTCGCCCTGACCCGCCGCTGCCAGGGCGCCCGCACCCCGGCCCTGTCCGGCCTCGTCCTAGGAGAACTCACCACCCGCCAACGCCAGATCGTCACCCTCGCGGCCGCAGGCCTCACCAACCGCCAGATCGCCGACCACCTCACCCTGTCCGTACGGACCGTCGGCAACCACCTCTACACCGCATACGCCAGACTGGGCGCAAGCGACCGAGCGACTTTGCCAGGCCTGCTGGATGCTCAACCGGCGTGA
- the absR1 gene encoding beta-glucuronidase AbsR1, whose protein sequence is MTARYCSLAQQSAPVFAPGLTAERLSALISGRQMWVNGTVLHYYFFDGDDDGSVIAVPGTGENRRVSWAGPKEQQDVVRECFQEWADLGIGLHFVEVGDRSEAELRIGFQLGDGSWSTVGKDALRVGRGERTMNFGWDLTAPGERGTALHEIGHALGMLHEHQNPFAGIHWDDEAVYADLAGPPNFWSRDRTHFNILRKLDPDEVNGSVWDPQSIMEYPFSDGLILEPEQYRAGLNPPGTLSPADKEFVLRWYPPAEVLQPPELQPFRSAPLRLAPGEQADFTVEPPETREYSVGTFGDSDTVVVVFEERDGEPRYLAGQDDGGTPHNAAINVRLVKGRRYFVRVRLHSTWGSGDTAVMCW, encoded by the coding sequence ATGACCGCACGCTACTGCTCGCTCGCGCAGCAGTCGGCTCCCGTCTTCGCACCGGGGCTGACCGCCGAGCGGCTCAGTGCGCTCATCAGCGGCCGCCAGATGTGGGTCAACGGCACGGTGCTGCACTACTACTTCTTCGACGGAGACGACGACGGCTCGGTCATCGCCGTACCGGGGACCGGGGAGAACCGCCGGGTGTCGTGGGCCGGCCCCAAGGAGCAGCAGGACGTCGTGCGGGAGTGCTTCCAGGAGTGGGCGGACCTGGGCATCGGTCTCCACTTCGTGGAGGTCGGGGACCGCTCGGAGGCCGAGTTACGGATCGGGTTCCAGCTCGGTGACGGGTCCTGGTCGACGGTCGGCAAGGACGCGCTGCGGGTCGGGCGTGGTGAGCGGACCATGAACTTCGGCTGGGACCTGACCGCGCCCGGGGAGCGTGGGACGGCCCTGCACGAGATCGGGCACGCGCTCGGCATGCTGCACGAGCACCAGAACCCGTTCGCCGGCATCCACTGGGACGACGAGGCCGTGTACGCCGATCTGGCGGGCCCGCCGAACTTCTGGAGCCGCGACAGGACCCACTTCAACATCCTGCGCAAGCTCGACCCGGACGAGGTCAACGGCTCCGTCTGGGACCCGCAGTCGATCATGGAGTACCCCTTCTCGGACGGGCTGATCCTGGAGCCGGAGCAGTACCGCGCGGGGCTGAACCCGCCCGGCACCCTCTCCCCCGCCGACAAGGAGTTCGTCCTGCGCTGGTACCCGCCGGCGGAAGTCCTCCAGCCACCCGAGCTGCAACCCTTCCGCTCCGCGCCGCTCCGCCTCGCCCCTGGTGAGCAGGCCGACTTCACCGTCGAGCCGCCGGAGACCCGCGAGTACAGCGTGGGCACCTTCGGCGACAGCGACACCGTCGTCGTGGTCTTCGAGGAGCGGGACGGCGAACCCCGCTACCTCGCCGGCCAGGACGACGGCGGCACTCCGCACAACGCAGCCATCAACGTCCGGCTCGTCAAGGGCCGCCGCTACTTCGTCCGTGTGCGCCTCCACTCGACGTGGGGATCGGGGGATACGGCGGTCATGTGCTGGTGA
- a CDS encoding acyl-CoA reductase — MTTTTRTSGTTVVHVVHGDVAEGGPYIDHGRGDTAFSAPALDLNRLVWPRTEPGPAFNVPSAEIVDLLVETGEALKTDRQGLLAEALAAMVRVSPLPAEVLERAYAVLWRSFQRPSLRAQIDHELGGPDVLDGWREVRLPEGRLASVRAFPPRLVHVIAGNAPGVAAMSVVRGALTKGVNLLKLPSNDLFTATAILRTMAKVAPGHPVVRSFSAVYWRGGDTTVESVLFRPQFFDKLVAWGGEATIRGALQYVGPGFELVSFDPKTSISVIGREAFATEEALTEAADAAAADATFFNQQACVASRFQFVEGSDEDADRYAALLRERLGVAREFSSADGPRVPAELREEIDVLRSMEPDYRVWGAYDGRGLVIRSPEPVDFHPDGKIVNVIPVAALSDAVTHAGVATQTVGVYPDARKTELRDALACAGVQRVVSLGRAGGMPPGLSHDGFYPLQRLMRWVNDE; from the coding sequence ATGACCACGACCACAAGGACGAGCGGCACGACCGTGGTCCATGTCGTCCACGGCGACGTAGCCGAAGGCGGCCCGTACATCGACCACGGCCGCGGTGATACGGCCTTCAGCGCGCCGGCCCTCGACCTGAACCGCCTGGTGTGGCCCCGCACCGAACCCGGCCCCGCCTTCAACGTGCCCAGCGCCGAGATCGTCGACCTGCTCGTGGAGACCGGCGAGGCCCTGAAGACGGACCGGCAGGGCCTGCTCGCCGAAGCCCTGGCGGCGATGGTCCGGGTCAGCCCGCTCCCCGCGGAGGTGCTGGAGCGCGCCTACGCCGTCCTGTGGCGCAGCTTCCAACGACCCTCCCTGCGCGCCCAGATCGACCATGAACTCGGCGGCCCCGATGTGCTCGACGGCTGGCGGGAGGTGCGCCTGCCCGAGGGTCGCCTCGCGTCCGTGCGCGCCTTCCCGCCGCGCCTGGTGCACGTCATCGCGGGCAACGCACCCGGAGTGGCCGCCATGTCCGTCGTACGCGGTGCCCTCACCAAGGGCGTCAACCTGCTGAAGCTGCCTTCGAACGACCTGTTCACCGCGACCGCGATCCTGCGCACGATGGCGAAGGTGGCACCCGGCCACCCGGTCGTGCGGTCGTTCTCCGCCGTGTACTGGCGGGGCGGCGACACGACCGTGGAGAGCGTCCTGTTCCGCCCGCAGTTCTTCGACAAGCTCGTCGCCTGGGGCGGCGAGGCCACGATCCGCGGAGCCCTGCAGTACGTCGGCCCGGGCTTCGAGCTGGTCTCCTTCGATCCCAAGACCTCCATCTCGGTGATCGGCCGCGAGGCCTTCGCCACCGAGGAGGCCCTGACGGAGGCCGCGGACGCCGCCGCGGCGGACGCCACGTTCTTCAACCAGCAGGCCTGCGTGGCCAGCCGCTTCCAGTTCGTGGAGGGCTCCGACGAGGACGCCGACCGCTATGCCGCGCTGCTGCGCGAACGGCTGGGCGTAGCCCGGGAGTTCAGCTCGGCCGACGGACCACGCGTCCCCGCCGAACTCCGCGAGGAGATCGACGTACTGCGCTCGATGGAGCCCGACTACCGCGTGTGGGGCGCCTACGACGGCCGGGGCCTGGTCATCCGCTCACCCGAGCCGGTGGACTTCCACCCCGACGGCAAGATCGTGAACGTGATCCCGGTCGCCGCACTCTCGGATGCCGTCACACACGCCGGGGTCGCCACACAGACCGTCGGTGTGTATCCGGACGCCCGGAAGACGGAACTGCGCGACGCCCTCGCCTGCGCCGGAGTGCAGCGCGTGGTGTCACTGGGCCGGGCGGGCGGTATGCCGCCGGGGCTGTCACATGACGGGTTCTATCCGTTGCAGCGGCTGATGCGGTGGGTGAACGACGAGTAG
- a CDS encoding ABC transporter ATP-binding protein translates to MHPPKAPLIEARAVCAGYGTRPVVRDLDLEVRPGEVVALLGPNGAGKSTTLRALAGDLAVMSGEVRWLGDARRAPLHRRAREGLAYVGERAVFTGLDTAENLRVGRVTTDRAVALFPELGTRLTTGAGMLSGGEQQMLSLARALCRSPRLLLADELSLGLAPLVVDRLLRAVREAADQGLGALLVEQHVRKVLDIADRVYVLRRGRIVMTGTPKELRENLNAIESSYLAEERSQKTDH, encoded by the coding sequence ATGCACCCACCGAAGGCACCACTGATCGAGGCCCGTGCCGTCTGTGCCGGATACGGCACGCGGCCCGTCGTACGCGACCTCGACCTGGAGGTCCGCCCCGGAGAGGTCGTCGCCCTGCTCGGGCCCAACGGCGCGGGCAAGTCCACGACCCTCCGGGCGCTCGCGGGCGACCTCGCCGTGATGAGCGGCGAGGTGCGGTGGCTGGGCGACGCACGCCGGGCGCCGCTGCACCGCCGGGCCCGCGAGGGCCTGGCGTACGTGGGGGAGCGGGCGGTCTTCACCGGCCTCGACACCGCCGAGAACCTACGCGTCGGCCGGGTCACCACCGACCGGGCCGTCGCGCTCTTCCCCGAGCTCGGCACCCGCCTGACCACCGGAGCCGGCATGCTCTCCGGCGGTGAGCAGCAGATGCTGTCCCTGGCGCGGGCGCTGTGCCGCTCGCCCCGGCTGCTGCTCGCCGACGAACTCTCCCTGGGCCTGGCCCCCCTCGTGGTCGACCGCCTCCTGCGCGCCGTGCGCGAGGCGGCCGACCAGGGCCTCGGCGCACTCCTCGTCGAACAGCACGTACGCAAGGTGCTGGACATCGCCGACCGCGTGTACGTCCTGCGCCGCGGCCGGATCGTCATGACCGGCACCCCGAAGGAACTGCGCGAGAACCTGAACGCGATCGAGTCGTCGTACCTGGCCGAGGAGCGTTCCCAGAAGACAGATCACTGA
- a CDS encoding ABC transporter substrate-binding protein, with translation MTGVLLAAGCGGEASSDTSTTSELKGTPVKVMVWAPEDTQGSAQPGVRLTAQAYEKWINDNGGIKGGPLKVLTCNEKNEPDEAEKCAQQAVAEKVVAVVGSYSLAGDRYMPILEKAGIPYIGGTGVSAAEFSSPMSFPVNGGTPVVFAAHGKQLVDEGCKKISGVRYDVAAAAIVSKFLTLGVTAAGGAAPKDLKVPVTATDLAPQVAAATKDADCVSVILGTHSDLFVTSYVQSGADTQLGSVVGNLTPELAESTGGASSPLEGSAITGYYPPVSDASWKDFVEAAGGNKDIDTTNGANETAWVAFKVFTEAAKKLPSITSKALVDELNTTDGIDTGGLTPKLTWQESTALPMEGMGRIHNTTATELTIRDGKIEWAESGSTFVDVRKLLTAKASG, from the coding sequence ATGACCGGAGTGCTCCTGGCCGCCGGTTGCGGGGGAGAAGCCTCCTCGGACACCTCGACCACCTCCGAGCTCAAGGGCACCCCGGTCAAGGTGATGGTCTGGGCCCCGGAGGACACCCAGGGCAGCGCCCAGCCCGGGGTCCGGCTCACGGCCCAGGCCTATGAGAAGTGGATCAACGACAACGGCGGGATCAAGGGCGGTCCGCTGAAGGTGCTCACCTGCAACGAGAAGAACGAGCCCGACGAGGCCGAGAAGTGCGCCCAGCAGGCCGTCGCCGAGAAGGTGGTCGCGGTCGTCGGCTCGTACAGCCTGGCCGGCGACCGCTACATGCCGATCCTGGAGAAGGCCGGCATCCCCTACATCGGCGGCACCGGCGTCTCGGCCGCGGAGTTCTCCAGCCCGATGTCCTTCCCGGTCAACGGCGGTACACCGGTGGTGTTCGCCGCGCACGGCAAGCAGTTGGTGGACGAGGGCTGCAAGAAGATCTCCGGCGTACGGTACGACGTGGCCGCCGCCGCGATCGTCTCGAAGTTCCTCACGCTGGGCGTGACCGCGGCCGGAGGCGCGGCGCCCAAGGACCTGAAGGTGCCGGTCACCGCGACCGACCTGGCCCCACAGGTCGCCGCCGCGACCAAGGACGCCGACTGTGTCAGCGTCATCCTGGGCACCCACTCGGACCTGTTCGTGACGTCGTACGTGCAGTCCGGCGCCGACACCCAGCTGGGCAGCGTCGTCGGCAACCTCACCCCGGAGCTGGCCGAGAGCACCGGCGGCGCGAGCAGCCCGCTGGAGGGCTCCGCCATCACCGGCTACTACCCGCCCGTCTCGGACGCCTCCTGGAAGGACTTCGTCGAGGCCGCCGGCGGCAACAAGGACATCGACACCACCAACGGCGCCAACGAAACCGCCTGGGTGGCGTTCAAGGTCTTCACCGAGGCCGCGAAGAAGCTCCCCAGCATCACGTCGAAGGCCCTGGTCGACGAGTTGAACACGACCGACGGCATCGACACCGGCGGCCTCACCCCGAAGCTGACCTGGCAGGAGTCGACGGCTCTCCCCATGGAAGGCATGGGGCGGATCCACAACACCACCGCCACCGAACTGACCATCCGTGACGGCAAGATCGAGTGGGCCGAGTCCGGCTCCACCTTCGTCGACGTCCGCAAGCTCCTGACCGCGAAGGCGTCGGGGTGA
- a CDS encoding branched-chain amino acid ABC transporter permease/ATP-binding protein, whose amino-acid sequence MDDILRFALLGLGLGALYALTAQGIVLIYRGSGVLNFAHGAIGMAGAYVQWELAVQQGMPYWPAVACGVAASALLGLLTHLLVIRPLRRASSLARLVGTLAVFIVLTAVAVKRYGDSVQLVPGKLPNRLLEIAGAKVSEDRVWLLGIAIAVTAVLHVLYRRTLFGLGTTAVAENQSAAASLGWSADLIAAANWGLGSALAGLTGILIVPVIGLSVTGLTTLLLSALAAALVGRFSSFPVTLAGGLLIGVVQSELTRFGSDVTGLAASVPFLFIALVLVARGKALPLRGTFLDRMPTLGTGRVRPVPLAVAVAVGLLLVSVSSPLWADAITTTLVLSLIILSIIVVTGYAGQVSLAAYALAGTGAFIAGHVAADWGWPFELALLAGVLGTVPIGLLFALPAVRTRGVNLAIITLGLATTLETMVFQNTDLATTPGSDGIAVGKQTLFGISISGVDHPQRYATVVLVMFVAATLVVANVRRSRSGRRLVAVRANERAAAALGIDVRAAKLYAFGLSSAIAALAGVLTGFRSTSVVLSDFASFDSITVLGLAVIGGVGFLVGPLFGATFAAGTVGARFGDLVLPGLSEWMPLIGGIILVLTLVGNQDGIGRELAKQAARVDRRTKPVAVDGPTEQTVDRAAPLSLHVEGLTVRYGGVVAVDGLSFGIEPGQVVGLIGPNGAGKTSAIDAVTGFTRAASGQVRLGERDITRAPVHRRAAAGLSRSFQSLELFEDMTVLDNLYAACDRPGPWTYLTDLIRPGSRPLPAHVLVAVREFGLQDSLNRPVGDLSYGERRLLAIARAVAASPSVLLLDEPAAGLSEDETRELAHLVRRLAEEWGMGILLVEHDVDMVMSVCDQVVVLDFGRRISVGTPEEVRGDAAVRAAYLGDLSPEDPVNV is encoded by the coding sequence GTGGACGACATCCTGCGTTTCGCGCTGCTCGGTCTGGGGCTCGGTGCGCTGTACGCGCTCACGGCCCAGGGCATCGTGCTGATCTACCGGGGCTCCGGTGTCCTGAACTTCGCGCACGGCGCGATCGGGATGGCCGGGGCCTATGTGCAGTGGGAGCTGGCCGTTCAGCAGGGCATGCCCTACTGGCCGGCCGTGGCGTGCGGGGTGGCCGCGTCCGCGCTGCTGGGACTGCTCACGCACCTGCTGGTCATCCGCCCGCTGCGCCGGGCGTCGTCGCTGGCCCGGCTGGTCGGCACGCTCGCGGTGTTCATCGTGCTCACCGCCGTCGCGGTCAAGCGCTATGGCGACAGCGTGCAGTTGGTGCCCGGCAAGCTGCCGAACCGGCTGCTGGAGATCGCCGGTGCGAAGGTGTCCGAGGACCGCGTCTGGCTGCTCGGGATCGCCATCGCGGTCACCGCGGTCCTCCATGTCCTGTACCGGCGCACCCTGTTCGGCCTGGGCACCACGGCGGTCGCGGAGAACCAGAGCGCCGCGGCATCGCTGGGCTGGTCCGCGGACCTCATCGCCGCCGCCAACTGGGGGCTGGGCTCGGCGCTCGCGGGTCTGACGGGCATCCTGATCGTGCCGGTGATCGGCCTGTCGGTGACCGGTCTGACGACGCTGCTGCTGAGCGCGCTGGCCGCCGCCCTGGTCGGCCGGTTCTCCTCGTTCCCCGTCACGCTGGCGGGCGGTCTGCTGATCGGCGTCGTGCAGTCCGAGCTGACCCGCTTCGGCTCCGACGTCACCGGGCTCGCCGCCTCGGTGCCGTTCCTCTTCATCGCCCTGGTGCTGGTGGCGCGGGGCAAGGCGCTGCCGCTGCGCGGCACGTTCCTGGACCGGATGCCGACCCTGGGCACGGGACGGGTACGGCCCGTGCCGCTCGCCGTCGCCGTGGCCGTCGGCCTGCTGCTCGTGAGCGTGTCGTCGCCGCTGTGGGCGGACGCGATCACCACCACCCTGGTCCTCTCCCTGATCATCCTGTCGATCATCGTGGTCACCGGGTACGCGGGACAGGTGTCCCTTGCGGCGTACGCCCTCGCCGGGACCGGCGCGTTCATCGCCGGGCACGTCGCGGCCGACTGGGGCTGGCCCTTCGAACTCGCGCTGCTCGCGGGCGTGTTGGGCACCGTCCCGATCGGCCTGCTGTTCGCGCTCCCGGCGGTCCGGACCCGCGGGGTCAACCTCGCGATCATCACCCTCGGGCTCGCCACCACGCTGGAGACGATGGTCTTCCAGAACACCGACCTCGCCACCACCCCGGGCAGCGACGGGATCGCGGTGGGCAAGCAGACGCTCTTCGGCATCAGCATCTCCGGGGTCGACCATCCGCAGCGGTACGCCACCGTCGTGCTGGTCATGTTCGTCGCGGCCACGCTCGTCGTCGCCAACGTCCGGCGCAGCCGCAGCGGGCGCCGGCTGGTCGCGGTCCGGGCGAACGAGCGGGCCGCGGCGGCCCTCGGCATCGACGTCCGCGCGGCCAAGCTGTACGCCTTCGGGCTGTCCTCGGCCATCGCCGCACTCGCCGGAGTGCTGACCGGGTTCCGCTCGACGTCCGTGGTGCTGAGCGACTTCGCGAGCTTCGACTCCATCACCGTGCTCGGGCTCGCGGTGATCGGTGGCGTCGGCTTCCTGGTCGGCCCGCTGTTCGGCGCCACGTTCGCGGCGGGCACGGTCGGCGCCCGCTTCGGGGACCTGGTCCTGCCGGGGCTCAGTGAGTGGATGCCGCTGATCGGCGGGATCATCCTGGTGCTGACGCTGGTGGGCAACCAGGACGGCATCGGGCGTGAACTGGCCAAGCAGGCGGCGCGAGTTGACCGCCGTACCAAACCTGTTGCGGTCGACGGCCCCACCGAGCAGACCGTGGACCGGGCGGCACCTCTGTCCCTCCACGTGGAGGGCCTGACCGTCCGATACGGCGGTGTCGTCGCCGTCGACGGGCTGTCCTTCGGCATCGAGCCAGGCCAGGTCGTCGGGCTCATCGGACCCAACGGCGCGGGCAAGACGTCCGCCATCGACGCCGTCACCGGCTTCACCCGGGCCGCGTCCGGACAAGTGCGGCTCGGTGAGCGGGACATCACCCGCGCACCGGTGCACCGGCGTGCCGCCGCCGGGCTGAGCCGGTCCTTCCAGTCACTGGAGCTGTTCGAGGACATGACCGTCCTGGACAATCTGTATGCCGCGTGCGATCGGCCCGGTCCGTGGACGTACCTCACGGACCTGATCCGGCCGGGCAGTCGGCCGCTGCCCGCGCATGTGCTGGTCGCCGTGCGGGAGTTCGGCCTCCAGGACAGCCTGAACCGGCCGGTCGGCGACCTGTCCTACGGCGAGCGGCGGCTGCTCGCCATCGCCCGTGCGGTGGCGGCGTCGCCGTCCGTGCTGCTCCTCGACGAACCGGCGGCGGGGCTGTCGGAGGACGAGACGCGTGAACTGGCCCATCTGGTGCGGAGGCTCGCGGAGGAGTGGGGGATGGGGATTCTGCTGGTGGAGCACGACGTCGACATGGTGATGAGCGTGTGCGATCAGGTGGTCGTTCTCGACTTCGGGCGGCGGATCAGTGTGGGGACGCCGGAGGAGGTTCGGGGGGATGCGGCGGTGCGGGCCGCCTATTTGGGGGACCTGTCCCCTGAGGATCCGGTGAATGTGTGA
- a CDS encoding winged helix-turn-helix transcriptional regulator: MTTLNRPGTPDGHVCGIDTAMEVIGGKWKVLILWALHEHPHSRFGELRRLLPGITEKVLASHLREMEADGVVHRVSYDEVPPRVEYSLTEDGTRLNAALEPLAAWGRERQRP; this comes from the coding sequence ATGACGACGCTGAACCGGCCGGGCACACCAGACGGACACGTCTGCGGCATCGACACCGCGATGGAGGTCATCGGCGGCAAGTGGAAGGTCCTGATCCTCTGGGCCCTCCACGAACACCCCCACAGCCGCTTCGGCGAACTACGCCGCCTGCTCCCGGGGATCACCGAGAAGGTCCTCGCCTCTCACCTGCGAGAGATGGAAGCGGACGGGGTAGTACACCGCGTCTCCTACGACGAGGTGCCGCCCCGAGTCGAGTACTCACTGACGGAGGACGGCACACGCCTCAACGCGGCGCTGGAGCCGCTGGCTGCTTGGGGCCGGGAACGGCAGCGTCCCTAG
- a CDS encoding NAD(P)-dependent oxidoreductase: protein MTQNTVEKAPVTLLGLGAMGTALARAWMADGHPLTVWNRTPARAAALGAEGARVADSAAEAVAANALVVVCLLDDASVEEVLGGTELAGRDLVNLTTGTPGQARARAEWARERGARYLDGGIMAVPPMVGVPEASGYVFYSGSRELFERHQETLGVPVGTRYVGEDAGFAALHDVALLSAMYGMFAGAAHAFALIRKEDIDPTSLAPLLADWLVAMAPAVHTTADQLKSGDYTKGVVSNIAMQVAGTPTFLSTAEQQGVSPELLSPFFELMRRRLAEGSGEEDLTGVIDLLLQ, encoded by the coding sequence ATGACACAGAACACTGTTGAGAAGGCCCCCGTCACGCTGCTGGGCCTCGGCGCGATGGGTACCGCACTGGCCCGGGCCTGGATGGCCGACGGGCACCCACTCACCGTCTGGAACCGCACCCCGGCCCGCGCGGCGGCGCTCGGCGCCGAGGGTGCGCGGGTCGCGGACAGCGCCGCTGAGGCGGTCGCGGCGAACGCACTGGTCGTCGTCTGCCTGTTGGACGACGCGTCGGTCGAGGAGGTGCTGGGCGGCACCGAGCTGGCCGGCCGGGACCTGGTCAACCTGACCACCGGCACTCCGGGCCAGGCCCGCGCCCGCGCCGAGTGGGCCCGCGAGCGCGGCGCCCGCTACCTGGACGGCGGGATCATGGCTGTGCCGCCGATGGTCGGCGTCCCGGAAGCGAGTGGTTACGTCTTCTACAGCGGCTCGCGGGAGCTGTTCGAGCGGCATCAGGAGACGCTGGGCGTCCCGGTCGGCACCCGCTACGTGGGCGAGGACGCGGGCTTCGCGGCCCTGCACGACGTGGCTCTGCTGAGCGCCATGTACGGGATGTTCGCCGGGGCCGCTCATGCCTTCGCGCTGATCCGCAAGGAGGACATCGACCCCACGTCGCTCGCCCCGCTGCTCGCGGACTGGCTCGTCGCGATGGCGCCGGCCGTGCACACGACCGCCGATCAGCTCAAGAGCGGCGACTACACCAAGGGTGTCGTGTCCAATATCGCCATGCAGGTGGCCGGCACGCCGACGTTTCTGAGCACGGCCGAGCAGCAGGGCGTCAGTCCTGAACTGCTCAGCCCCTTCTTCGAGTTGATGCGCCGACGCCTTGCCGAAGGCAGTGGTGAGGAGGATCTGACGGGCGTGATCGACCTGCTGCTGCAGTGA